A window of the Cannabis sativa cultivar Pink pepper isolate KNU-18-1 chromosome X, ASM2916894v1, whole genome shotgun sequence genome harbors these coding sequences:
- the LOC115699243 gene encoding signal peptidase complex-like protein DTM1, whose amino-acid sequence MANDTGLRSGLIWLAAVVAVVGVCTLSFKKIVGTYLVGVVGLAGVFCPDWAYFDRDFSRWIHPVTADERASHAASHRSGLPRVRMYPMRVIGYSIIYGLGLYKWWMFVSS is encoded by the exons ATGGCTAACGACACAGGTTTGCGGTCAGGCTTGATTTGGTTGGCTGCGGTGGTGGCTGTGGTTGGGGTATGCACGTTGTCGTTTAAGAAAATAGTGGGAACATACTTGGTGGGAGTAGTGGGCCTTGCCGGGGTGTTTTGCCCAGACTGGGCTTATTTCGACCGTGACTTCTCTCGCTGGATCCACCCAGTTACCGCTGATGAAAGGGCCTCTCATGCTGCTTCTCACAGATCTGGACTACCAAG AGTTAGGATGTACCCAATGAGAGTGATCGGCTATTCAATAATTTATGGGCTTGGGCTGTACAAGTGGTGGATGTTCGTCTCAAGCTAG